The following proteins come from a genomic window of Salvia hispanica cultivar TCC Black 2014 chromosome 4, UniMelb_Shisp_WGS_1.0, whole genome shotgun sequence:
- the LOC125223153 gene encoding ubiquitin carboxyl-terminal hydrolase 9-like: MMIPDSLVRESSMENGSMEIPCTPEEERRIVEELTAKAEANLREGNSYYVISTRWFMAWKRYIGKIENGYPFDSNSVGHPSVAKDRPGPIDNRDLIVNEVVKDKDEDLLLHRTLQEGHDYELVPEEVWERLLKWYKGGPVLRRKMISVGEQHKQFSVEVFPVHLRLIDSRDQSEAVIRLSKKASLCTLYERVCQLKALDPEKVCIWDYFNRKQKTLLNSSSQTLEESNIQMDQEILLEVPVDGSTRVSTGNSLAMIPVESTGSTSSIAGGPSISNGNSASYNSSRHEQTTSTYGDMEGGHDGLKPGSGGDRGLAGLQNLGNTCFMNSALQCLVHTPYLVDYFFQDYSNELNKQNPLGMHGELALAFGELLRKLWSSGRTPVAPRVFKGKLARFAPQFSGYNQHDSQELLAFFLDGLHEDLNRVKQKPYIEAKDYDGQPDEVVADVFWKYHKARNDSVIVDICQGQYKSTLVCPVCGKISITFDPFMYLSLPLPSIATRSMTVTVLYGNGSSLPMPFTVNVLKQGNCKDLIQALGIACSLQSDEYLLLAEVYENRIYRYVQSPSELLATIKDDEHIVAYRLPKRDTDLTRVEIYHRHQANEGKLFLTPLVTDLEDPQSGADIYLAVEKMLSPLRRKELDTSTSMDYSRENDSSSSTPEEKMNTCSSQLLPAIQSTVEIEGDEIPSKDFTFQLCITEDNGYKWRPIMKDTPIRPGRLTKFLVEWTEKEHEIYDGSHLQVLPEVHKSRIFANKSKQEAVSLFSCLDAFLKEEPLGPDDMWYCPQCKEHRQAGKKLDLWRLPDVLVIHLKRFSYSKWLKNKLDTTVDFPIHNLDVSKYVKSKNASAGSHMYNLYAISNHYGGLGGGHYTAYCKLIDDGRWYHFDDSHVSPVSESEIKTSAAYVLFYERVKNNLNGTLGEPSEHHIPS; encoded by the exons ATGATGATTCCTGATTCCCTTGTTCGCGAATCGTCGATGGAGAATGGATCAATGGAAATTCCATGCACGCCGGAGGAAGAGAGGAGGATCGTAGAGGAATTGACCGCCAAAGCTGAGGCTAATTTGCGCGAGGGAAATTCGTATTACGTCATCTCCACCAG GTGGTTTATGGCATGGAAAAGGTACATTGGGAAAATAGAGAATGGTTATCCATTTGATAGCAATTCTGTTGGACATCCATCTGTGGCAAAAGATAGGCCTGGACCAATTGATAACAGGGACCTAATTGtaaatgaagtagtaaaaGATAAAGATGAAGATCTGCTACTTCATAGAACTCTGCAAGAAGGGCATGATTATGAATTAGTTCCCGAAGAAGTTTGGGAGAGGCTTCTGAAATG GTATAAAGGAGGGCCGGTATTGCGGCGAAAAATGATATCTGTTGGGGAACAACATAAGCAATTCAGTGTGGAGGTCTTCCCTGTACATCTCAGGTTGATTGACTCTAGAGACCAGAGTGAGGCAGTTATAAGGTTAAGTAAAAAG GCTTCTCTATGTACCCTTTATGAAAGGGTCTGTCAACTAAAAGCTTTAGATCCAGAAAAG GTTTGTATATGGGACTACTTCAATAGGAAGCAGAAAACTTTATTAAATTCTTCTAGCCAAACTCTGGAGGAGTCTAATATACAGATGGATCAAGAA ATTCTTCTTGAGGTACCAGTTGATGGATCTACCAGGGTCTCAACTGGAAATAGCTTAGCAATGATTCCAGTAGAGTCCACAGGATCAACGTCTTCCATTGCTGGTGGGCCATCTATATCTAATGGGAATTCAGCTAGTTATAACTCCAGCAGACACGAGCAAACTACTTCAACATATGGGGATATGGAGGGTGGACATGATGGTTTAAAGCCTGGATCTGGAGGAGATAGAGGTCTAGCAGGATTGCAAAATTTGGGGAATACTTGCTTCATGAATAGTGCGCTTCAGTGTTTAGTTCATACACCGTACCTTGTTGATTACTTCTTTCAAGATTACAGTAATGAGCTCAACAAACAAAATCCTTTGGGAATGCAT GGAGAGCTTGCGCTCGCATTTGGTGAATTGCTGAGGAAACTCTGGTCTTCTGGTCGAACTCCAGTCGCACCTCGTGTATTTAAGGGAAAACTTGCCCGTTTTGCTCCCCAGTTCAGTGGTTATAATCAGCATGATTCGCAG GAGCTCCTTGCTTTTTTTCTGGATGGGCTGCATGAAGACCTAAATCGTGTTAAGCAGAAACCCTATATTGAGGCCAAGGATTATGATGGTCAGCCAGATGAGGTAGTTGCTGACGTGTTTTGGAAATATCACAAGGCCCGGAATGATTCAGTAATTGTAGATATTTGTCAG GGCCAATACAAATCAACGCTGGTTTGTCCAGTGTGTGGCAAGATATCTATAACATTTGATCCCTTCATGTACCTATCATTGCCTCTTCCGTCAATAGCTACTAGATCTATGACAGTAACAGTGTTATATGGTAATGGAAGTAGCCTTCCTATGCCATTCACTGTTAATGTTCTGAAGCAAGGAAACTGCAAAGATCTTATCCAGGCATTAGGTATTGCTTGCAGCTTACAAAGTGATGAATACTTGCTCCTCGCCGAG GTCTATGAAAATCGGATATATCGATACGTGCAAAGTCCATCAGAACTATTGGCTACAATTAAAGACGATGAACATATAGTTGCCTACAGACTTCCAAAGAGGGATACTGATTTAACAAGAGTAGAGATATATCACCGACATCAGGCCAA TGAGGGTAAGCTGTTCTTGACGCCATTAGTGACGGACTTAGAAGATCCACAATCTGGAGCTGATATTTATCTCGCTGTTGAAAAAATGCTCTCTCCTTTGAGAAGGAAAGAATTAGATACTTCAACAAGTATGGACTATAGCAGAGAGAATGACTCCTCTTCCAGTACCCCAGAAGAGAAAATGAACACCTGCAGCAGTCAATTACTACCAGCAATCCAATCAACAGTTGAAATAGAGGGAGATGAAATACCCAGCAAGGACTTCACATTTCAGCTTTGCATCACTGAAGATAATGGTTACAAATGGAGGCCTATAATGAAAGATACCCCCATAAGACCTGGTCGTTTGACAAAATTCCTAGTTGAATGGACTGAAAAAGAACACGAGATTTATGATGGTAGCCATCTACAGGTTCTTCCTGAGGTTCACAAGTCTCGAATCTTTGCAAACAAAAGCAAGCAAGAAGCTGTGTCTCTATTTAGTTGCTTGGATGCTTTTCTGAAAGAGGAGCCTCTAGGCCCTGATGATATGTG GTATTGCCCTCAGTGCAAGGAACACAGACAAGCTGGCAAAAAATTAGATTTGTGGAGATTGCCAGATGTACTTGTGATTCACTTGAAACGATTCTCGTATAGTAAATGGCTGAAAAACAAGCTTGACACAACTGTTGATTTTCCCATCCACAATCTTGACGTAAGCAAATATGTGAAGAGTAAAAATGCTTCTGCTGGGAGTCATATGTATAATCTGTATGCCATTAGTAACCACTATGGGGGCCTTGGTGGTGGACATTATACTGCTTACTGCAAG